One region of Hoeflea sp. 108 genomic DNA includes:
- a CDS encoding SDR family oxidoreductase, translated as MSDKVAMIVGGGSGMGAAAARKLAADGYSVAVLSSSGKGEALAKELGGLGFTGSNQSNDDLKRFVDLTMARWGRIDALVNGAGHGPRAPLLEITDEQWHTGIDVYFMNVVRATRLVAPIMVAQKGGAIVNISTAWVGEPAAMFPTSAVARAGLAAYTKLFADQYAQHNVRMNNVLPGWIDSLPQTDERRDGVPMQRYGTSAEIAATIAFLASEGAAYITGQSLKVDGGLMRGV; from the coding sequence ATGTCTGACAAAGTAGCGATGATCGTCGGTGGTGGCAGCGGCATGGGGGCTGCGGCGGCGCGCAAGCTGGCAGCGGACGGCTATTCCGTCGCCGTCCTGTCCTCGTCGGGCAAGGGCGAAGCGCTGGCAAAGGAGCTCGGCGGGCTCGGCTTCACCGGCTCCAACCAGTCGAACGACGACCTCAAGCGCTTCGTCGACCTGACTATGGCAAGGTGGGGCCGCATCGACGCACTGGTCAACGGCGCCGGCCATGGTCCGCGCGCGCCGCTGCTCGAGATCACCGACGAGCAATGGCACACCGGCATCGACGTCTATTTCATGAATGTTGTGCGCGCGACGCGCCTCGTTGCACCAATCATGGTTGCCCAGAAGGGCGGCGCCATCGTCAACATCTCGACCGCTTGGGTCGGCGAACCGGCGGCGATGTTCCCCACGTCGGCCGTGGCCCGAGCCGGCCTCGCCGCCTACACCAAGCTGTTCGCCGACCAGTACGCCCAGCACAATGTGCGCATGAACAACGTGCTGCCGGGCTGGATAGACAGCCTGCCGCAGACCGACGAGCGTCGCGACGGCGTGCCGATGCAGCGCTATGGCACCTCGGCCGAGATCGCCGCGACCATCGCCTTCCTCGCCTCGGAAGGCGCTGCCTACATCACCGGCCAGAGCCTGAAGGTCGATGGCGGCCTGATGCGCGGCGTCTGA
- the aroA gene encoding 3-phosphoshikimate 1-carboxyvinyltransferase, with protein sequence MSHNVEPKPAVARKSQSLSGTARVPGDKSISHRSFMFGGLASGETRITGLLEGEDVMRTGDAMKAMGAHIEKRGDEWVIKGTGNGALLQAEAPLDFGNAGTGSRLTMGLVGTYDMETTFIGDASLSGRPMGRVLDPLRQMGVQVIDAAPGDRMPLKLRGPRQAAPITYRVPMASAQVKSAVLLAGLNTPGITTVIEPVMTRDHTEKMLKGFGANIEVQTDEQGVRHIFIEGQGKLTGQIIAVPGDPSSAGFPLVAALIVPGSDVTIENVLMNPTRTGLITTLIEMGGSIEILNRRNAGGEDVADLRVRGSELKGVKVPAERAPSMIDEYPVLAVAACFAEGETLMQGLEELRVKESDRLAAVARGLEANGVDCTEGEATLSVRGVPGGKGLGGGTVKTHLDHRIAMSFLVMGLASERPITVDDQAMIATSFPEFMGLMADLGADIDQGAV encoded by the coding sequence ATGTCGCACAACGTCGAGCCGAAGCCGGCCGTCGCCCGGAAGTCTCAATCCTTGTCCGGTACCGCCCGCGTGCCGGGCGACAAGTCGATCTCGCACCGCTCGTTCATGTTTGGCGGCCTGGCCTCCGGCGAGACCCGCATCACCGGCCTGCTCGAAGGCGAAGACGTGATGCGTACCGGCGACGCGATGAAGGCGATGGGCGCGCATATCGAGAAGCGCGGCGACGAATGGGTCATCAAGGGCACCGGCAACGGCGCGCTCTTGCAGGCTGAAGCGCCGCTCGACTTCGGCAATGCCGGCACCGGTTCGCGCCTGACGATGGGCCTTGTCGGCACCTACGACATGGAAACCACCTTCATTGGCGACGCCTCGCTGTCGGGCCGGCCGATGGGCCGCGTGCTCGATCCGCTGCGCCAGATGGGCGTGCAGGTCATAGACGCCGCCCCCGGCGACCGCATGCCGCTCAAGCTGCGCGGCCCGCGCCAGGCAGCTCCCATCACCTATCGCGTGCCGATGGCCTCGGCGCAGGTGAAGTCGGCGGTGCTGCTCGCCGGCCTCAACACGCCCGGTATCACCACCGTCATCGAGCCGGTGATGACGCGTGACCACACCGAAAAGATGCTCAAGGGTTTTGGCGCCAACATCGAGGTGCAGACGGACGAGCAGGGCGTGCGCCACATCTTCATCGAAGGCCAGGGCAAGCTCACCGGCCAGATCATCGCCGTTCCGGGCGATCCGTCCTCGGCAGGGTTCCCGCTGGTGGCAGCACTGATCGTGCCGGGCTCCGATGTCACCATCGAAAACGTGCTGATGAACCCGACCCGCACCGGCCTGATCACCACACTGATCGAGATGGGCGGCTCGATCGAGATCCTCAACCGCCGCAACGCCGGCGGCGAAGACGTCGCCGACCTCAGGGTGCGCGGCTCGGAACTCAAGGGCGTCAAAGTGCCTGCCGAACGCGCCCCGTCGATGATCGACGAATATCCCGTGCTTGCGGTCGCTGCCTGCTTCGCCGAGGGCGAAACGCTGATGCAGGGGCTGGAAGAGCTGCGCGTCAAGGAATCCGACCGCCTCGCTGCCGTCGCCCGCGGCCTCGAAGCCAATGGCGTCGACTGCACCGAGGGCGAGGCGACGCTGTCCGTCCGTGGCGTGCCCGGCGGCAAGGGCCTCGGCGGCGGCACCGTCAAGACCCATCTCGACCACCGCATCGCCATGAGCTTCCTCGTCATGGGCCTGGCTTCCGAACGGCCTATCACCGTCGACGACCAGGCGATGATTGCCACCAGCTTCCCGGAGTTCATGGGCCTCATGGCCGATCTGGGCGCCGATATCGACCAGGGCGCTGTCTGA
- a CDS encoding TIGR02300 family protein, protein MAKPELGTKRVDPETGRKFYDLNKDPIVSPYTGKTYARSYFDDGKISALLEEEEEVEAKELDSEDEGAEVVSLEDADEEAKGGDDLPDLDDDDDVDLGDDDDDTFLADEEEEDDDVSDMIGVGDDEDDI, encoded by the coding sequence GTGGCAAAACCCGAACTTGGCACTAAGCGTGTCGACCCGGAAACGGGCCGTAAATTCTACGATCTGAACAAGGACCCGATCGTCTCGCCCTATACCGGCAAGACCTATGCGCGCTCCTATTTCGACGACGGCAAGATTTCGGCCCTCCTTGAGGAAGAAGAGGAAGTCGAAGCCAAGGAGCTTGATTCGGAAGACGAAGGCGCTGAGGTCGTGTCCCTGGAGGACGCTGACGAAGAGGCCAAGGGCGGCGACGACCTGCCGGATCTCGACGATGACGACGATGTCGACCTGGGCGACGATGACGATGATACCTTCCTCGCTGACGAGGAAGAGGAAGACGACGACGTCTCCGACATGATTGGCGTCGGCGACGACGAAGACGACATCTGA